One genomic segment of Podarcis muralis chromosome 18, rPodMur119.hap1.1, whole genome shotgun sequence includes these proteins:
- the MRPL54 gene encoding large ribosomal subunit protein mL54, with product MALPGLQLRAVLRLSPARSVLWPGPGLRNYAKKAGGVKFRGKGPAKEDMKGPEVCKDAAILTTHAVGVNIYKEGPEVALKPDSEYPEWLFQMYLGPPKKLEELDPETHEYWRKLRKLNIWQENKLKKVRSL from the exons ATGGCTCTCCCCGGGTTGCAGCTGCGGGCCGTGCTCCGCCTCTCCCCGGCCCGCAGCGTCCTCTGGCCCGGCCCGGGGCTCCGCAACTACGCCAAGAAGGCCGGCG GTGTAAAGTTCAGAGGGAAAGGTCCCGCCAAAGAAGACATGAAGGGTCCCGAAGTCTGCAAAGACGCCGCGATCCTCACCACCCACGCCGTGGGAGTCAACATCTACAAGGAAGGCCCAGAGGTAGCGTTGAAGCCGGACTCGGAATATCCGGAATG GCTTTTCCAGATGTACCTCGGGCCCCCCAAGAAATTGGAAGAGCTGGACCCAGAGACCCACGAATACTGGCGGAAACTGCGGAAGCTGAACATTTGGCAGGAAAACAAACTCAAGAAGGTCCGGTCGTTGTGA
- the REX1BD gene encoding required for excision 1-B domain-containing protein translates to MLEADVQTLVHRFYALQSERVEAYHLFEEGHRAYLRSGPDYDFARYRQLVHEITQAFSGISREILQIKEQLEGPRGRPDLAQHLGRLQEKEKQKLELTAQLQLAKQNAQDHPGVEAHPQEVRELKQRLIQTIEAISEILQDFKYDSEESS, encoded by the exons ATG tTGGAAGCGGACGTCCAGACCCTCGTCCACCGCTTCTATGCCCTTCAGAGCGAACGGGTCGAAGCCTACCACCTCTTCGAAGA GGGCCACCGGGCGTATCTCCGAAGCGGCCCTGACTACGACTTCGCCCGCTACCGCCAGCTGGTGCATGAGATCACCCAGGCCTTCAGTGGGATCTCGCGGGAGATCCTGCAGAtcaaggagcagctggagggaccCCGCGGGCGGCCCGACCTCGCACAGCACCTGGGGCGCCtccaggagaaggagaagcagaaaCTCGAGCTG acGGCTCAGCTACAGCTTGCCAAACAGAACGCTCAGGACCACCCCGGCGTAGAAGCCCACCCGCAAGAGGTTCGAGAGCTCAAGCAGAG GCTAATTCAAACCATCGAGGCAATCAGCGAAATTCTCCAAGATTTCAAGTACGATTCCGAAGAAAGCTCTTGA
- the CRLF1 gene encoding cytokine receptor-like factor 1 isoform X2, with product MFCIMTKIFVLCLWILLRVDSLMYPAVILPQDPTLRIGSSLTANCSVAADSSLRAEDLYWTLNGRRLPSQTYKVLSANTLGVTISNLNGSQQQSGDNLVCHSKEGGGILAGSCLYVGLPPEKPTNISCWSKNLKDLTCRWTPGTEGETYLHTNYTLKYKLRWYGRDNVCREYHTAGPYTCHIPKDLALFTPYEIWVVATNRLGESTSDVVMLDIVDVVTTDPPSDVHVNRVGDLEDQLSVRWSAPPALKDFLFQAKYQIQYRVEDSTEWKVVDNVGNQTSCRLAGLRPGTVYFVQVRCNPFGIYGSKKAGIWSEWSNPTAASTPRNGRAPGVCEPKSGEHNNTLRRELKQFFGWMRKHGSCASLSIKMYDQWRVSLQKSHKTRNQVLSGDKS from the exons ACCCGGCCGTCATCCTCCCCCAAGACCCGACTCTCCGCATCGGCTCCTCGCTCACGGCCAACTGTTCGGTTGCTGCCGACTCGAGCCTGCGAGCCGAAGACCTTTACTGGACTCTGAACGGCCGGCGGCTCCCGTCACAGACGTACAAGGTCCTCAGTGCCAACACCCTGGGTGTCACGATCTCTAACCTGAACGGATCGCAGCAGCAGTCGGGGGACAACCTGGTCTGCCACAGCAAGGAAGGCGGAGGCATTTTGGCTGGATCCTGTCTCTATGTAGGAT TGCCGCCAGAGAAACCGACGAACATTTCCTGCTGGTCCAAAAATCTAAAGGACCTCACCTGCAGGTGGACCCCTGGGACAGAGGGAGAGACTTACCTGCACACCAATTACACCCTGAAGTACAAATTGAG GTGGTACGGGCGAGACAACGTTTGCCGGGAATATCACACAGCCGGGCCCTACACCTGCCACATCCCAAAGGATCTGGCCCTCTTCACGCCCTACGAGATTTGGGTCGTAGCCACCAACCGGCTGGGGGAATCCACGTCCGACGTGGTCATGCTGGACATTGTGGACGTAG TCACGACCGACCCGCCCTCAGACGTCCACGTCAACCGTGTCGGTGACCTCGAGGACCAGCTAAGTGTCCGCTGGAGTGCCCCTCCGGCCCTGAAGGACTTCCTCTTCCAAGCCAAGTACCAGATTCAGTACCGCGTAGAGGACAGCACCGAGTGGAAG GTGGTCGACAACGTGGGCAACCAAACCTCGTGCCGGCTCGCAGGTTTGAGGCCCGGCACGGTCTACTTCGTCCAGGTGCGCTGCAACCCCTTCGGTATCTATGGTTCCAAGAAGGCCGGTATCTGGAGCGAATGGAGCAACCCCACAGCCGCCTCGACCCCTCGGAACG GACGGGCGCCGGGGGTCTGCGAACCCAAAAGCGGGGAGCACAACAACACGTTGCGCCGGGAGCTGAAGCAGTTTTTCGGCTGGATGCGCAAACATGGAAGTTGCGCAAGCCTGAGTATCAAAATGTACGATCAGTGGCGGGTATCGCTCCAGAAGTCGCACAAAACACGGAACCAG gTCCTCTCCGGCGATAAGTCCTAG
- the CRLF1 gene encoding cytokine receptor-like factor 1 isoform X1, producing the protein MFCIMTKIFVLCLWILLRVDSLMYPAVILPQDPTLRIGSSLTANCSVAADSSLRAEDLYWTLNGRRLPSQTYKVLSANTLGVTISNLNGSQQQSGDNLVCHSKEGGGILAGSCLYVGLPPEKPTNISCWSKNLKDLTCRWTPGTEGETYLHTNYTLKYKLRWYGRDNVCREYHTAGPYTCHIPKDLALFTPYEIWVVATNRLGESTSDVVMLDIVDVVTTDPPSDVHVNRVGDLEDQLSVRWSAPPALKDFLFQAKYQIQYRVEDSTEWKVVDNVGNQTSCRLAGLRPGTVYFVQVRCNPFGIYGSKKAGIWSEWSNPTAASTPRNGRAPGVCEPKSGEHNNTLRRELKQFFGWMRKHGSCASLSIKMYDQWRVSLQKSHKTRNQVGPLRR; encoded by the exons ACCCGGCCGTCATCCTCCCCCAAGACCCGACTCTCCGCATCGGCTCCTCGCTCACGGCCAACTGTTCGGTTGCTGCCGACTCGAGCCTGCGAGCCGAAGACCTTTACTGGACTCTGAACGGCCGGCGGCTCCCGTCACAGACGTACAAGGTCCTCAGTGCCAACACCCTGGGTGTCACGATCTCTAACCTGAACGGATCGCAGCAGCAGTCGGGGGACAACCTGGTCTGCCACAGCAAGGAAGGCGGAGGCATTTTGGCTGGATCCTGTCTCTATGTAGGAT TGCCGCCAGAGAAACCGACGAACATTTCCTGCTGGTCCAAAAATCTAAAGGACCTCACCTGCAGGTGGACCCCTGGGACAGAGGGAGAGACTTACCTGCACACCAATTACACCCTGAAGTACAAATTGAG GTGGTACGGGCGAGACAACGTTTGCCGGGAATATCACACAGCCGGGCCCTACACCTGCCACATCCCAAAGGATCTGGCCCTCTTCACGCCCTACGAGATTTGGGTCGTAGCCACCAACCGGCTGGGGGAATCCACGTCCGACGTGGTCATGCTGGACATTGTGGACGTAG TCACGACCGACCCGCCCTCAGACGTCCACGTCAACCGTGTCGGTGACCTCGAGGACCAGCTAAGTGTCCGCTGGAGTGCCCCTCCGGCCCTGAAGGACTTCCTCTTCCAAGCCAAGTACCAGATTCAGTACCGCGTAGAGGACAGCACCGAGTGGAAG GTGGTCGACAACGTGGGCAACCAAACCTCGTGCCGGCTCGCAGGTTTGAGGCCCGGCACGGTCTACTTCGTCCAGGTGCGCTGCAACCCCTTCGGTATCTATGGTTCCAAGAAGGCCGGTATCTGGAGCGAATGGAGCAACCCCACAGCCGCCTCGACCCCTCGGAACG GACGGGCGCCGGGGGTCTGCGAACCCAAAAGCGGGGAGCACAACAACACGTTGCGCCGGGAGCTGAAGCAGTTTTTCGGCTGGATGCGCAAACATGGAAGTTGCGCAAGCCTGAGTATCAAAATGTACGATCAGTGGCGGGTATCGCTCCAGAAGTCGCACAAAACACGGAACCAGGTAG gTCCTCTCCGGCGATAA